A genomic stretch from Aedes albopictus strain Foshan chromosome 2, AalbF5, whole genome shotgun sequence includes:
- the LOC109430577 gene encoding lysozyme: MKQIAIIVTVAIFCTVIGIGESKTFSECELAKLLHRTYGFDKNKVNNFVCLAQAESSLTTTKTHKNSNGSTDYGLFQINNKYWCSAAGYTSGNECKVSCADLLTNDITKAVNCANKVFARHGYSAWYGWKAKCASGVKDLSYCM; this comes from the exons ATGAAGCAAATTGCTATTATCGTAACAGTCGCAATTTTTTGCACCGTGATTGGTATCGGAGAAAGCAAAACATTCTCCGAATGCGAACTGGCTAAACTTTTACACAGAACGTATGGTTTCGATAAAAATAAGGTGAACAATTTCGTATGCTTAGCACAGGCCGAGAGCTCGCTTACCACAACCAAAACCCATAAGAATAGTAATGGATCCACTGATTATGGACTATTCCAAATCAATAATAAGTACTGGTGTTCGGCCGCTGGTTACACATCTGGCAATGAGTGCAAAGTCTCCTGCGCTG ATCTGTTAACTAACGACATCACAAAAGCTGTTAACTGTGCAAACAAAGTTTTTGCACGTCACGGATATTCTGCCTGGTATGGATGGAAAGCTAAATGTGCAAGTGGCGTGAAGGATCTTTCATATTGCATGTAG
- the LOC115269955 gene encoding arginine/serine-rich coiled-coil protein 2-like gives MFPTIIGILSTSDGYVTFDKIVEKLKSRFSELATKSSNLESDISESLDRGCKLGLISSSSGSFKLAFDPNNSGGGNFSSALQAVMHELGSIKTSQQRNILTQQSSSATPSAAELQDAPNLSRATRRKFTPILNSLWNKTVDCGPGWSRRPLAQRQAIAIQRRQAAQEKARQRLRAARSQRKSRSRSRSRSRTRARSRSSQRTSRSRSRSRSTRRTRVRSRSGKC, from the exons ATGTTTCCGACGATAATTGGAATATTGAGTACCTCCGATGGTTATG TTACTTTCgataaaattgttgaaaaattgaAGAGTAGATTTTCTGAGCTAGCTACAAAATCATCCAATCTCGAAAGCGACATATCCGAATCTCTCGATCGCGGCTGCAAACTTGGACTCATCagtagttcctctggaagtttcaaGCTGGCCTTTGATCCTAACAATTCAGGAGGTGGAAATTTTTCATCTGCATTGCAAGCAGTGATGCATGAACTGGGATCAATCAAAACATCTCAACAGAGGAATATCTTAACTCAACAAAGCTCCTCTGCTACACCTTCGGCAGCGGAACTTCAAGACGCTCCAAATTTATCACGTGCCACCCGTCGCAAGTTCACTCCCATACTGAACAGTCTCTGGAACAAAACTGTTGATTGCGGCCCTGGTTGGAGTCGACGGCCCCTAGCTCAGCGCCAAGCCATTGCAATCCAACGACGTCAGGCTGCACAAGAGAAGGCACGACAGCGACTGCGCGCTGCTAGGTCGCAAAGAAAGTCGCGATCCCGGTCTAGGTCGCGGTCCAGGACACGCGCAAGGTCCCGTTCCAGCCAGAGGACCTCTCGTTCCCGAAGCCGATCTCGGTCAACTCGTCGGACTCGGGTCCGATCTCGAAGCGGAAAATGTTGA